Proteins from a genomic interval of Pseudomonas anuradhapurensis:
- a CDS encoding DUF5801 repeats-in-toxin domain-containing protein — MTMNKKNASPTDKHNSPADDLPPISPPTVTTDLSDYSPGSTATVTASGFAAGSTVAFEVDHATGAGADNLWGTPDDVLATDAGEGHDPWYVTDGGAGDLDGKVNGSITTSWYVNPDDSAGATFLLSATGAGADQVFGTADDVLATTSFTDSAVITATGVNVTLDETAGLQNGTATPSPASDADDNDILVASLPSAFSTRLTALGAGTPAGAALSGYTGAVGNTGSNAFTITPAPGGTITDVSFTNSAGAPLNGLDSGLDTLDGVSILLYTDTSNNNIVLGRAGGPAGAIVFAGYIEETGSPVSGGKIWTVEYQPLLHPNTSNPDDAVNLLNKVFIGTNQDLQFSLANAPSGQNLFLMFTTANPTVVNDGGILRISDPTIIATGKDPADQSSGASINTGDTINTSQAGGPTTFGTNNQMIVEQEGIRFSFVTGARQNVTIPNLDQNEADIEANIDYTAVFNVKSASFDVVQLQSGKSAVVTVSAYSTAAEPGVNFINGYSNDAAVAITNVRVINIATGQVVENSNGSVNDPNIVITFASGVATLTGITAGQRIEYTTTQDHNRVLIQNGAAVDAKGDTHADFDIGGLKLLQVTTATAEIGSKMVFEDDGPSISTTGTEPTLTVDETNLAINASQSFAANFTSAFGADGAGTLTYALGVVAGASGLTDTATGEAVNLSLNGTVVEGRTATTNLLVFTVSVASNGTVTLDQLRAIVHPDTTNPDDSKTLSGDNLVTLTATKTDKDGDSAQATLNIGQNLVFKDDGPSISTTGTEPTLTVDETNLAINASQSFAANFTSAFGADGAGTLTYALGVVAGASGLTDTATGEAVNLSLNGTVVEGRTATTNLLVFTVSVASNGTVTLDQLRAIVHPDTTNPDDSKTLSADNLVTLTATKTDKDGDSAQATLNIGQNLVFKDDGPSISTTGTEPTLTVDETNLAINASQSFAANFTSAFGADGAGTLTYALGVVAGASGLTDTATGEAVNLSLNGAVVEGRTATTNLLVFTVSVASNGTVTLDQLRAIVHPDTTNPDDSKTLSADNLVTLTATKTDKDGDSAQATLNIGQNLVFKDDGPSISTTGTEPTLTVDETNLAINASQSFAANFTSAFGADGAGTLTYALGVVAGASGLTDTATGEAVNLSLNGAVVEGRTATTNLLVFTVSVASNGTVTLDQIRAIVHPDTTNPDDSKTLSADNLVTLTATKTDKDGDSAQATLNIGQNLVFKDDGPSISTTGTEPTLTVDETNLAINATQSFAANFTSAFGADGAGTLTYALGVVAGASGLTDTATGEAVNLSLNGTVVEGRTATTNLLVFTVSVASNGEVTLDQLRAIVHPDTTNPDDSKTLSADNLVTLTATKTDKDGDSAQATLNIGQNLVFKDDGPSISTTGTEPTLTVDETNLAINASQSFAANFTSAFGADGAGTLTYALGVVAGASGLTDTATGEAVNLSLNGAVVEGRTATTNLLVFTVSVASNGTVTLDQLRAIVHPDTTNPDDSKTLSADNLVTLTATKTDKDGDSAQATLNIGQNLVFKDDGPSISTTGTEPTLTVDETNLAINASQSFAANFTSAFGADGAGTLTYALGVVAGASGLTDTATGEAVNLSLNGTVVEGRTATTNALVFTVSVASNGTVTLDQLRAIVHPDPTNPDDVKTLTADNLVTLTAIKTDKDGDSAQATLNIGQNLVFHDDGPSLAFGNLIGTGSILPQYGFWNNTIGADGLGATGLDISLVGGQFTLVRPDNTTTTGTGTLTETSPSPDANGAFHFTGTLTGDFDNNAATANTTIDYTLTAYANGSYTLDLVQGFHSVTTLSSANGSLDAGGPDPVRTLLIPKTSDPSIPSASEEIVFFSAKALASTADIFTGIGIGATDPTEAQLQTNPLPSYIDPASMNVSTSGIGVANNLFQGDNLAAISSADESFVVNPETLLTGMKVYIDNSVGGYDTATEDLYYRIYYADGTTSNLTEVNTLTPEAGGQVSFLIQKAGSSLIDAVQLTMGRGEIKIPVIEFIKETENLASDIKLQFSATLTDKDGDSASSTFDANLFANEADNAAFDFSLVGTTGQRDAFNVDLSADEQLYQVSGFDAGAGQRDKLVLNGDPNAVVQSIDNSGADSIVTIAESGGQTTTITLVGVDILNTDIFNGSV, encoded by the coding sequence ATGACCATGAACAAGAAGAACGCATCGCCAACGGACAAACACAATAGCCCCGCCGATGACCTGCCCCCCATCTCCCCACCTACCGTCACCACCGACCTCAGCGACTATAGCCCTGGCAGCACCGCCACCGTCACGGCCAGCGGCTTTGCGGCTGGCAGCACGGTCGCTTTCGAGGTGGACCATGCCACCGGCGCTGGTGCGGATAACCTGTGGGGCACCCCCGACGATGTGCTCGCCACCGACGCCGGCGAAGGCCACGACCCGTGGTACGTGACCGACGGCGGCGCTGGCGACCTGGACGGCAAGGTCAACGGCAGCATTACCACCTCGTGGTACGTCAACCCCGACGACTCGGCGGGCGCCACCTTCCTGCTCAGCGCGACCGGCGCGGGTGCCGACCAGGTGTTCGGCACGGCTGACGACGTGCTGGCGACGACGTCGTTCACCGACAGTGCAGTGATCACCGCGACCGGTGTGAACGTGACGCTGGACGAAACGGCCGGGTTGCAAAATGGCACAGCCACACCAAGCCCGGCCTCGGATGCCGACGACAACGACATCCTGGTGGCCTCCCTGCCCTCCGCGTTCTCGACCCGCCTCACCGCACTGGGCGCCGGTACCCCGGCAGGTGCTGCCTTGAGTGGCTATACCGGGGCCGTGGGCAACACCGGCAGCAATGCATTCACCATCACCCCGGCACCGGGCGGCACCATCACCGACGTCAGCTTCACCAACAGCGCTGGCGCGCCGCTCAATGGCCTCGACAGTGGGCTGGATACGCTCGATGGCGTCAGCATCCTGCTCTACACCGATACCAGCAACAACAACATCGTGCTGGGCCGTGCGGGCGGGCCAGCAGGTGCGATCGTGTTTGCCGGTTACATCGAAGAAACCGGCTCGCCCGTCAGCGGCGGCAAGATCTGGACGGTGGAATACCAACCGCTGCTGCACCCGAACACCAGCAACCCGGACGATGCCGTCAACCTGCTGAACAAGGTATTCATCGGCACCAACCAGGACCTGCAATTCAGCCTGGCCAATGCGCCTTCCGGGCAGAACCTGTTCCTCATGTTCACCACCGCGAACCCGACCGTGGTCAATGACGGCGGCATCCTGCGTATCAGCGACCCGACCATCATCGCCACCGGGAAAGACCCGGCCGACCAGTCGAGCGGTGCCAGCATCAACACGGGCGATACGATCAACACCAGCCAGGCGGGTGGCCCGACCACCTTCGGCACCAACAACCAGATGATCGTGGAGCAGGAAGGTATCCGTTTCTCCTTCGTCACCGGCGCCCGGCAGAATGTGACCATTCCCAACCTGGACCAGAACGAAGCGGATATTGAAGCCAACATCGACTACACCGCGGTGTTCAATGTGAAGTCGGCCAGTTTCGATGTGGTGCAACTGCAAAGCGGCAAGAGCGCCGTGGTCACGGTCAGCGCCTACAGCACGGCCGCTGAGCCTGGGGTGAACTTCATCAATGGGTACAGCAACGATGCCGCAGTGGCGATCACCAACGTTCGCGTCATCAATATCGCCACAGGGCAGGTAGTCGAGAACTCGAACGGGTCGGTGAATGACCCGAACATCGTCATCACCTTTGCCTCGGGGGTCGCTACCCTCACTGGCATTACCGCCGGCCAACGAATCGAGTACACCACCACACAGGATCACAACCGTGTGCTCATCCAGAATGGCGCTGCCGTGGACGCCAAGGGCGATACCCATGCCGATTTCGATATCGGCGGCCTGAAGCTACTTCAGGTCACTACCGCTACCGCTGAAATCGGCTCCAAGATGGTCTTCGAAGACGACGGCCCGAGCATCAGTACCACCGGCACCGAGCCGACCCTGACCGTCGATGAAACCAACCTGGCGATCAACGCCAGCCAGAGCTTCGCCGCCAACTTCACCTCGGCCTTCGGCGCCGATGGTGCCGGCACACTCACCTACGCCCTGGGCGTGGTGGCAGGCGCTTCGGGCCTGACGGACACGGCCACCGGCGAGGCAGTCAACCTGTCGCTCAATGGCACCGTGGTGGAAGGCCGCACGGCCACTACCAACCTGCTGGTATTCACGGTCAGCGTTGCCAGTAACGGCACCGTCACCCTCGACCAGCTCCGCGCCATCGTTCACCCCGACACCACTAACCCCGATGACTCGAAGACCCTGTCCGGCGACAACCTGGTGACCCTGACCGCGACCAAGACCGACAAGGACGGCGACAGCGCCCAGGCCACGCTGAATATCGGGCAGAACCTGGTATTCAAGGATGATGGCCCAAGCATCAGCACCACCGGCACGGAACCGACCCTGACCGTCGATGAAACCAACCTGGCGATCAACGCCAGCCAGAGCTTCGCCGCCAACTTCACCTCGGCCTTCGGCGCCGATGGTGCCGGCACGCTCACCTACGCCCTGGGCGTGGTGGCAGGCGCTTCGGGCCTGACGGACACGGCCACCGGAGAGGCGGTCAACCTGTCGCTCAATGGCACTGTAGTGGAAGGCCGCACGGCCACCACCAACCTGCTGGTGTTCACCGTCAGCGTTGCCAGTAACGGCACCGTCACCCTCGACCAGCTCCGCGCCATCGTCCACCCCGACACCACTAACCCGGATGACTCGAAGACCCTGAGCGCCGACAACCTGGTGACCCTGACCGCGACCAAGACCGACAAGGACGGCGACAGCGCCCAGGCCACGCTGAATATCGGGCAGAACCTGGTATTCAAGGATGACGGCCCGAGCATCAGCACCACCGGCACGGAACCGACCCTGACGGTCGACGAAACCAACCTGGCGATCAACGCCAGCCAGAGCTTCGCCGCCAACTTCACCTCGGCCTTCGGTGCCGATGGTGCCGGCACGCTCACCTACGCCCTGGGCGTGGTGGCCGGCGCTTCGGGCCTGACGGACACGGCCACCGGTGAGGCGGTCAACCTGTCGCTCAATGGCGCCGTGGTGGAAGGCCGCACGGCTACCACCAACCTGCTGGTGTTCACCGTCAGCGTTGCCAGTAACGGCACCGTCACCCTCGACCAGCTCCGCGCCATCGTCCACCCCGACACCACTAACCCGGATGACTCGAAGACCTTGAGCGCCGACAACCTGGTGACCCTGACCGCGACCAAGACCGACAAGGACGGCGACAGCGCCCAGGCCACGCTGAATATCGGGCAGAACCTGGTATTCAAGGATGACGGCCCGAGCATCAGCACCACCGGCACGGAACCGACCCTGACGGTCGACGAAACCAACCTGGCGATCAACGCCAGCCAGAGCTTCGCTGCCAACTTCACCTCGGCCTTCGGCGCCGATGGTGCCGGCACGCTCACCTACGCCCTCGGCGTGGTGGCAGGCGCCTCAGGCCTGACGGACACGGCCACCGGCGAAGCGGTCAACCTGTCGCTCAATGGCGCCGTGGTGGAAGGCCGCACGGCCACCACCAACCTGCTGGTATTCACAGTCAGTGTTGCCAGTAACGGCACCGTCACCCTCGACCAGATCCGCGCCATCGTCCACCCCGACACCACTAACCCGGATGACTCGAAGACCCTGAGCGCCGACAACCTGGTGACCTTGACCGCGACCAAAACCGACAAGGACGGCGACAGCGCCCAGGCTACGCTCAACATCGGGCAGAACCTGGTATTCAAGGATGACGGCCCAAGCATCAGCACTACCGGCACCGAGCCGACCCTGACCGTCGATGAAACCAACCTGGCGATCAACGCCACCCAGAGCTTCGCCGCCAACTTCACCTCGGCCTTCGGTGCCGATGGTGCAGGCACGCTCACCTACGCCCTGGGCGTGGTGGCAGGCGCCTCCGGCCTGACGGACACGGCCACTGGGGAAGCAGTCAACCTGTCGCTCAATGGCACTGTGGTGGAAGGCCGCACGGCCACTACCAACCTGCTGGTGTTCACGGTCAGTGTGGCCAGCAACGGTGAGGTCACCCTCGACCAGCTCCGCGCCATCGTCCACCCCGACACCACTAACCCGGATGACTCGAAAACCCTGAGCGCCGACAACCTGGTGACCTTGACCGCGACCAAGACCGACAAGGACGGCGACAGCGCACAAGCCACGCTGAACATCGGGCAGAACCTGGTATTCAAGGATGACGGCCCGAGCATCAGCACCACCGGCACCGAGCCGACCCTGACCGTCGATGAAACCAACCTGGCAATCAACGCCAGCCAGAGCTTCGCTGCCAACTTCACCTCGGCCTTCGGTGCCGATGGCGCCGGCACGCTCACCTACGCCCTCGGCGTGGTGGCAGGCGCCTCCGGCCTGACGGACACGGCCACTGGGGAAGCGGTCAACCTGTCGCTCAATGGCGCCGTGGTGGAAGGCCGCACGGCCACCACCAACCTGCTGGTATTCACGGTCAGCGTTGCCAGTAACGGCACCGTTACCCTCGACCAGCTCCGCGCCATCGTCCACCCCGACACCACTAACCCGGACGACTCGAAGACCTTGAGCGCCGACAACCTGGTGACCTTGACCGCGACCAAGACCGACAAGGACGGCGACAGCGCACAAGCCACGCTGAACATCGGGCAGAACCTGGTATTCAAGGATGACGGCCCGAGCATCAGCACCACTGGCACCGAGCCGACCCTGACCGTCGATGAAACCAACCTGGCAATCAACGCCAGCCAGAGCTTCGCCGCCAACTTCACCTCGGCCTTCGGCGCCGATGGCGCTGGCACGCTCACCTACGCCCTCGGCGTGGTGGCAGGCGCTTCGGGCCTGACGGACACGGCCACCGGCGAGGCGGTCAACCTGTCGCTCAATGGCACCGTGGTGGAGGGCCGCACGGCCACTACCAACGCGCTGGTGTTCACGGTCAGCGTCGCCAGTAATGGCACCGTCACCCTCGACCAGCTCCGCGCCATCGTCCACCCCGACCCCACCAACCCCGATGACGTGAAGACCCTGACCGCCGACAACCTGGTGACCTTGACCGCGATCAAGACCGACAAGGACGGCGACAGCGCCCAGGCCACCCTCAACATCGGGCAGAACCTGGTGTTCCACGATGATGGGCCATCCCTGGCCTTCGGCAACCTGATCGGAACCGGCAGCATCCTGCCGCAATACGGTTTCTGGAACAATACGATCGGTGCCGACGGCCTGGGTGCGACCGGCCTGGACATTTCGCTGGTGGGTGGCCAGTTCACCCTGGTCCGGCCCGACAACACCACCACGACCGGTACTGGCACCCTCACCGAGACGTCGCCTTCGCCAGATGCCAATGGCGCGTTCCACTTCACTGGCACCTTGACCGGGGACTTCGACAACAACGCCGCAACGGCCAACACCACGATCGACTACACGCTGACGGCTTACGCCAATGGCAGCTACACCCTGGACCTGGTGCAAGGCTTCCATTCGGTCACCACGCTCAGCAGTGCCAACGGCTCGCTGGATGCCGGCGGCCCGGACCCAGTGCGTACCTTGCTGATCCCTAAAACCAGTGACCCAAGCATTCCGTCGGCATCCGAGGAGATCGTGTTCTTCTCCGCCAAGGCGCTCGCCTCGACGGCAGACATCTTCACCGGCATAGGCATCGGGGCTACCGACCCGACCGAAGCCCAGCTGCAGACCAATCCCCTGCCGTCGTACATCGACCCCGCGTCGATGAACGTCAGCACGTCCGGTATCGGCGTCGCCAACAACCTGTTCCAGGGTGACAACCTGGCGGCGATCAGCTCCGCCGATGAAAGCTTCGTGGTCAACCCGGAAACCTTGCTGACGGGCATGAAGGTCTACATCGACAACTCCGTAGGGGGCTACGACACCGCCACCGAGGACCTGTACTACCGCATCTACTACGCCGATGGAACGACGTCGAACCTGACCGAGGTGAACACCCTCACCCCAGAGGCTGGCGGCCAGGTGTCGTTCCTGATTCAGAAGGCAGGTTCGTCGCTGATTGATGCCGTGCAACTGACGATGGGGCGGGGCGAAATCAAGATCCCGGTGATCGAGTTCATCAAGGAAACCGAGAACCTGGCCAGCGACATCAAACTGCAGTTCAGTGCAACGCTGACGGACAAGGATGGCGACTCCGCAAGCAGTACGTTCGACGCCAACCTGTTCGCCAACGAAGCGGACAACGCAGCGTTCGACTTCTCGCTGGTTGGCACCACCGGCCAGCGCGATGCGTTCAACGTCGACCTGTCGGCTGATGAGCAGCTGTACCAGGTCAGCGGGTTCGATGCCGGTGCGGGGCAACGCGACAAGCTGGTGCTCAATGGCGATCCGAATGCCGTCGTGCAGTCGATCGACAACAGCGGCGCAGACAGCATCGTGACCATTGCCGAATCCGGCGGGCAGACGACGACCATCACCTTGGTCGGGGTCGACATCCTCAACACCGACATTTTCAATGGGAGCGTATGA
- a CDS encoding efflux RND transporter periplasmic adaptor subunit: protein MLRHALSIALSTAAVLLLAACGQEAVPPAAPRPALVVQPQPAEAAADSYPGEVRARFEPELAFRIAGKVSKRLVEEGQRVKADQPLAELDPQDVRLQLEANRAQLAAAEANLSLVRAERDRYQKLLDRQMVSRSQYDNAENLYRAGQARLKQAKAEFDVAGNQAEYAVLRAPQAGVIAKRQVEVGQVVAAGQTVFTLAADGEREVLIGLPEQHFARFAVGQAVSVELWSHPQERFQGRIRELSPAADPRSRTFAARIAFTSAATPAELGQSARVYIAHEGLIPLAVPLSAVTAENGQAYVWRVNKDSRLERALVRLGAYGADSVPVLEGLAVGDWIVAAGGHVLREGQEIRPVDRTNRVVNLTAKE, encoded by the coding sequence ATGTTGCGCCATGCCTTGTCCATCGCCCTGTCCACCGCCGCCGTGCTGTTGCTGGCAGCGTGCGGCCAGGAAGCCGTCCCACCCGCCGCGCCACGCCCGGCGCTGGTGGTGCAACCGCAGCCGGCCGAAGCCGCTGCCGACAGTTACCCCGGTGAAGTGCGGGCGCGCTTCGAGCCGGAGCTGGCCTTCCGCATTGCCGGCAAGGTCAGCAAGCGCCTGGTCGAGGAAGGGCAGCGGGTCAAGGCCGACCAGCCGTTGGCCGAACTCGACCCGCAGGATGTGCGCCTGCAGCTGGAAGCCAATCGTGCCCAGCTGGCGGCCGCCGAGGCCAACCTGTCGTTGGTGCGTGCCGAGCGCGATCGCTACCAGAAGCTGCTGGACCGGCAGATGGTCAGCCGTTCGCAGTACGACAACGCCGAAAACCTCTACCGCGCCGGGCAGGCCCGCCTCAAGCAGGCCAAGGCCGAGTTCGACGTGGCCGGCAACCAGGCCGAATATGCCGTGCTGCGTGCACCGCAGGCCGGGGTGATCGCCAAGCGCCAGGTAGAAGTGGGCCAGGTGGTCGCGGCCGGGCAGACCGTATTCACCCTTGCTGCCGATGGCGAGCGGGAAGTGCTCATCGGCCTGCCGGAGCAGCACTTCGCCCGCTTCGCCGTAGGCCAGGCGGTGAGCGTGGAACTGTGGTCGCACCCGCAGGAGCGCTTCCAGGGGCGCATCCGCGAGCTGTCGCCGGCCGCCGACCCGCGCTCGCGTACCTTTGCCGCACGCATTGCCTTCACCTCCGCTGCCACGCCGGCGGAGCTGGGCCAGAGCGCCCGGGTGTACATCGCCCACGAAGGCTTGATCCCGTTGGCCGTGCCGTTGTCGGCGGTTACCGCAGAGAACGGCCAGGCCTACGTCTGGCGGGTCAACAAGGACAGCCGCCTGGAGCGGGCGCTGGTGCGCCTGGGGGCCTATGGTGCCGACAGTGTGCCGGTGCTGGAGGGCCTTGCCGTGGGTGACTGGATAGTCGCCGCCGGTGGCCACGTGTTGCGCGAGGGCCAGGAGATACGCCCGGTAGACCGCACCAACCGTGTAGTGAACCTGACGGCCAAGGAGTAA
- a CDS encoding efflux RND transporter permease subunit: MGFNLSAWALRNRQIVLFLMILLAVIGAMSYTKLGQSEDPPFTFKAMVIRTLWPGASAEEMSRQVTERIEKKLMETGEYERIVSFSRPGESQVTFMARDSLHSRDIPELWYQIRKKVADIRHTLPPEIQGPFFNDEFGTTFGNIYALTGKGFDYAVLKDYADRIQIQLQRVKDVGKVELVGLQDEKIWIELSNLKLATLGVPLAAVQQALQEQNAVSTAGFFETPSERLQLRVSGRFGSVEQIRQFPIRVGDRTFRIGDVAEVHRGFNDPPAPRMRFMGEDAIGLAVSMKDGGDILVLGKALEGEFERLARSLPAGMELRKVSDQPAAVKAGVGEFIQVLVEALVIVLLVSFFSLGLRTGLVVALAIPLVLAMTFAAMHYFGIGLHKISLGALVLALGLLVDDAIIAVEMMAIKMEQGYDRLKAASHAWSSTAFPMLTGTLITAAGFLPIATAASGTGEYTRSIFQVVTIALLTSWVAAVVFVPYLGERLLPDLASLHAARHGTDGHAPDPYATPFYQRVRRLVEWCVRRRKTVILLTIAAFVGSILLFRFVPQQFFPASGRPELLVDLKLAEGSSLANTAERVKQLEALLRQQDGIDNYVAYVGTGSPRFYLPLDQQLPAASFAQFVVLAKSMEDRERLRSWLISTMDQQFPDLRARVTRLENGPPVGYPVQFRVTGEHIEKVRALAREVADKIRENPHVVNVHLDWEEPSKAVFLEIDQDRARALGVSTAHLSSFLQSSLTGTTVSQYREDNELIEILLRGTHQERHELGNLGSLALPTDNGQSVALSQVATLAYGFEEGIIWHRNRLPTVTVRADIYDQQQPVTLVKQIEPTLKEIRARLPDGYLLEVGGTVEDSERGQKSVNAGMPLFVVVVLSLLMIQLRSFSRTVMVFLTAPLGLIGVTLFLLVFRQPFGFVAMLGTIALAGMIMRNSVILVDQIEQDIAAGQERWQAIIEATVRRFRPIVLTALAAVLAMIPLSRSVFYGPMAVAIMGGLIVATVLTLLFLPALYAAWFRVKKG, encoded by the coding sequence ATGGGTTTCAACCTTTCTGCCTGGGCGCTGCGCAACCGCCAGATCGTCCTGTTTCTGATGATCCTGCTGGCGGTCATTGGCGCGATGTCCTACACCAAGCTCGGCCAGAGCGAAGACCCGCCGTTCACCTTCAAGGCCATGGTCATCCGCACCCTGTGGCCGGGTGCCAGCGCCGAGGAAATGTCGCGCCAGGTCACCGAACGCATCGAGAAGAAACTGATGGAAACCGGCGAATACGAGCGGATTGTCTCGTTTTCCCGCCCCGGTGAGTCGCAGGTTACCTTCATGGCCCGTGACTCGCTGCATTCCCGGGATATCCCCGAGCTGTGGTACCAGATCCGCAAGAAGGTCGCGGACATCCGCCACACCCTGCCGCCGGAAATCCAGGGCCCGTTCTTCAACGACGAGTTCGGCACCACCTTCGGCAATATCTATGCGCTGACCGGCAAGGGCTTCGACTATGCCGTGCTCAAGGACTATGCCGACCGTATCCAGATCCAGCTGCAGCGGGTCAAGGACGTCGGCAAGGTCGAGCTGGTCGGCCTGCAGGACGAAAAAATCTGGATCGAGTTGTCCAACCTCAAGCTGGCCACCCTCGGTGTGCCCTTGGCGGCCGTGCAGCAGGCCCTGCAGGAGCAGAACGCGGTCAGCACTGCCGGCTTTTTCGAAACCCCCAGTGAGCGCCTGCAGTTGCGGGTAAGCGGGCGTTTCGGCAGCGTCGAGCAGATTCGCCAGTTCCCCATTCGCGTGGGTGACCGCACCTTCCGCATCGGCGATGTCGCCGAGGTACACCGGGGCTTCAACGACCCACCGGCACCGCGCATGCGCTTCATGGGCGAGGATGCCATCGGCCTGGCGGTGTCGATGAAGGACGGCGGCGACATCCTGGTGCTGGGCAAGGCCCTGGAAGGCGAGTTCGAGCGCCTGGCACGCAGCCTGCCGGCCGGCATGGAGCTGCGCAAGGTGTCCGACCAGCCGGCGGCGGTCAAGGCTGGCGTGGGCGAATTCATCCAGGTGCTGGTCGAGGCGCTGGTCATCGTGCTGCTGGTGAGCTTCTTCTCGCTGGGCCTGCGCACCGGCCTGGTGGTGGCGCTGGCGATTCCGCTGGTGCTGGCCATGACCTTTGCCGCCATGCATTACTTTGGCATCGGCCTGCACAAGATCTCCCTGGGCGCACTGGTGCTGGCGCTGGGCCTGCTGGTGGATGACGCGATCATTGCGGTGGAGATGATGGCGATCAAGATGGAGCAGGGCTACGACCGGCTCAAGGCGGCCAGCCATGCCTGGAGCAGCACCGCCTTCCCGATGCTCACCGGCACCCTGATCACCGCGGCCGGCTTCCTGCCGATTGCCACGGCGGCCTCCGGCACCGGCGAGTATACCCGTTCGATCTTCCAGGTAGTGACCATTGCCTTGCTCACCTCCTGGGTGGCCGCCGTGGTCTTCGTGCCTTACCTGGGCGAGCGCCTGCTGCCCGACCTGGCCAGCCTGCATGCCGCCCGCCATGGCACGGATGGCCACGCGCCAGACCCGTACGCCACCCCGTTCTACCAGCGCGTGCGGCGGCTGGTGGAGTGGTGCGTGCGGCGGCGCAAGACCGTCATCCTGCTGACCATTGCCGCCTTTGTCGGCAGCATCCTGTTGTTCCGCTTCGTGCCCCAGCAGTTCTTCCCAGCCTCCGGGCGCCCGGAGCTGCTGGTCGACCTGAAGCTGGCCGAAGGCAGCTCGCTGGCCAACACTGCCGAGCGGGTCAAGCAGTTGGAGGCGCTACTCAGGCAGCAGGACGGCATCGACAACTATGTGGCCTACGTGGGTACCGGCTCGCCGCGTTTCTACCTGCCACTGGACCAGCAACTGCCGGCGGCGAGCTTCGCCCAGTTCGTGGTGCTGGCCAAGTCGATGGAGGACCGTGAGCGCCTGCGCAGCTGGCTGATCAGCACCATGGACCAGCAGTTCCCCGACCTGCGCGCCCGCGTCACCCGCCTGGAAAACGGCCCGCCCGTGGGTTATCCGGTGCAGTTCCGCGTCACCGGCGAGCACATCGAGAAAGTCCGAGCACTGGCCCGCGAAGTGGCCGACAAGATCCGCGAGAACCCGCATGTGGTGAACGTGCACCTGGACTGGGAAGAACCGAGCAAGGCGGTATTCCTCGAAATCGACCAGGACCGGGCACGTGCCCTGGGCGTCAGTACCGCGCACCTGTCGAGCTTCCTGCAAAGCTCGCTGACCGGGACCACGGTCAGCCAGTACCGCGAGGACAACGAGCTGATCGAGATCCTGCTGCGCGGTACCCACCAGGAACGCCACGAGCTGGGCAACCTCGGCAGCCTGGCGTTGCCGACCGACAATGGCCAGAGCGTGGCCTTGTCGCAGGTGGCAACCTTGGCCTACGGCTTCGAGGAGGGCATCATCTGGCACCGCAACCGCTTGCCGACGGTGACGGTGCGCGCCGACATCTACGACCAGCAGCAGCCGGTGACGCTGGTCAAGCAGATCGAGCCGACCCTGAAAGAGATTCGCGCCAGGCTGCCCGATGGCTACCTGCTGGAGGTAGGTGGCACGGTGGAGGACTCCGAGCGCGGGCAGAAGTCGGTGAACGCCGGCATGCCGCTGTTCGTGGTGGTGGTGCTGAGCTTGCTGATGATCCAGCTACGCAGCTTCTCGCGCACGGTGATGGTGTTCCTCACCGCACCGCTGGGGCTGATCGGCGTGACCTTGTTCCTGCTGGTGTTCCGCCAGCCGTTCGGCTTCGTCGCCATGCTCGGCACCATTGCCCTGGCGGGGATGATCATGCGCAACTCGGTGATCCTGGTGGACCAGATCGAGCAGGACATCGCCGCCGGCCAGGAACGTTGGCAGGCGATCATCGAAGCCACGGTGCGGCGCTTCCGGCCGATCGTGCTGACCGCACTGGCGGCGGTGCTGGCGATGATCCCGTTGTCGCGTAGCGTATTCTACGGGCCGATGGCCGTGGCGATCATGGGCGGATTGATCGTGGCCACAGTGCTCACCCTGCTGTTCCTGCCGGCGTTGTATGCGGCGTGGTTCAGGGTGAAGAAGGGCTGA